ttgtttcactctcactgctctcatcagtgttgtttctggcagcagacagctggatcattatttaactgtgaaagaTTCATTTATTCCCCTCAGGATTGTGGTAGAGACTAAAATTAGAACTAAAAGCGGAGTGAATACTGGAATACTGGACTTAGATTTGTCAGATGGTCAAAAACACCACTCCAGTCTAATACTAAAACTGCTGGATGTGCAAACAGGCAACAGTTTGCTAACATATTTGCCAAAGTGATTTATAGGGGGATAATATAACAATGCTGTGTGTACGAGTGGCCTAAAAATGGATATTGCATGTTTATAGAGTAAATCCAGTATAATGGGTGTAAAGTAAGTaactcagcagcagcctgaTACACACCCTCCCTACCACCAAGATGATCAAGATGTTTGTCAGCTCTTCCAGCATCCGGCTCTGGGCCAAGGTTAACGCCTCCAAGCACCAGCCATCTAGAAAAAGGCACATCCTTGTCAGTTTTTGCTCATGCTGAGGTGTTTATTAATTTGGTaattcattttgtaatttagtaaagagaaagatgaggaaaagAGTGATAGCTAACACTATAGCCACAATAGCTTGGTGTTTAATCTATTCAAAAACCTGCAGTCTTTACTCTAGGctatagcttcatatttcagTGACATACAGGGAAAAGATATcaaccttctcatctaactcgtttatttcccaaaatgttgtgTTAGTGTGACCTTGTGACTGCTAATACAGAACACAGAAGACCTGTACCCTTGAGGAACTCCTTGGAGATGACGCACACGGTCTTACTGCTGCTCCAGATGGCGCCTCTGATGTTAGAGAGGTGATCTTCACCTGGCAGGAAGTCTCTGGCCTCAAAACAACAGTGGAAGCTGTTCTCCTCTGCAAACTGGTTATCGAGCTTATTCAGCAAAGCAGCTTCCACCCAGCTGTAGTCAGTGTTGCTGAAGCAGAGGAAGACATTGTactgcacctcctcctctggaAGCATCGGTTTTGGGCCCTCGAGAATCCTGCCAACCATCTTTTTGTAGATGATGAATATGTGCCCTCGGAGATGGGCATAAACAATCCCGCTGAGGGTGACAATGATGCTGAGGATTCCAGAAACGATGAAGAGAGCAAACTTAAGAAGCTGGACAGCCTGTTCATCATCCTCCTCGCAAGGTTCGATCATTGTGGTGtaatgaagaagaggaaggttATGGAAAGCAGCTGGAAACTCACATCTGTACTCATAAGCACCCTGGACAGTTACATTCGTCTCATTCAACCACTTCAGGAAGCTCTCCAGATTACAATCACAAAGAAACCGATTTTCTGCCAGGCTGAGGAAGATGAGAGACTGAAAAGTATTAGGATCTGGGGAGGCTAAGAAGTTGTTTGAAAGGCTTAGACTTTTCAGGCTGAGAGGAAAGACACCCGGCTGCAGGTAGGTCAAGGAATTAGATGAGAGGTCCATCTCTATGATCGAGCTGAGACCTCTGAAAATCCCTTGTGGGAGAATCTTGAGTGAGTTGAAGCTTATGCTGAGAGACTTAAGATTTTCAAGACGATCAAACAGGTCAAGGCATTCCCCCTGTTCCCAGATTACCTGGAGGGAACTGTCATGAAGATCTAACACTTCCAAACTATTATTATAAGGTACTGTAATATTCCCATTTAGTGTGCACCACTTGATGAAGTTGCCACTGTAGAAGAAATTCTGGAGACGCTTGAAATGAGTCATTATGAAATAATAATCCTCCAAGTTCGTTAATCTGTTGTCTGTAACATCCACATGCATGCTGTTCACACCCAAGTCAGTGATACTGCTTAGTGATGCCAATTTATTGTCACCCAAAAGGAGAAAATCTAAGTTTGTTAAGGATGCAGGAGAACCCAGGTGTCGCAGCGAGTTTCCTGTCAGATATAATGCTCGCAATTTGGGAAGACCACTGAAGGCTTTGTATCCCAGTACACCAATGTGGTTGTAAGACAAATCCAACACCCTAAGGTCTGTCAGATTGGTGAACGTGTGTGAGTATATTTTTCCTAGCAGGTTGGATGACAGGTTGAGCAGCCGTAAATGTCCCTGAAGACCATCGAAAGCATTTCTGTTAACctgattgattttgtttttggaaatgttAATAATTCTTGCAACCTTTAGGGGGATAAAAACAGCTCTTTTCAAAGCAAATATATAGTTTTGAGACAGATCAAAATTGTCAATGCCACTGTTCATGAGGCCTTCGAATGTGTTTTCATCTGGATCAGGTAAGTTGTCAAACGAAAAGCCTTTACCCAGGTATCCAAAGAATATGAGATGAACAATCTGAGTCCCCTGTATTGCTTTGAAAAATTGTCTTGTTGTGTCGATGTTGAAGCCATTGCTGGATAAATCAAGGGTATTAAAGGCCATCCCTCTGAAAGGGTTCCCACAACTTTCCCAGTTAAAATCTTGACTATCTCTACCATAGTGGTTGGAGTTCAAGTTCAGGAGTTCGAAGTTCTTCCCCCTGAAACCTACAAGATCCTCTTCGCAAAATATTTTGATCTGATTCAATTTAAGGTTTAACTGTGTGAACTTTCTGAGTTTTGAAAAGAACTGTCCCGGGCGGAGTCTCTCTATTTTGTTGTAACTGAGGTCAAGGATTTCTAAGGACAAAAGGGGCTGCAGATAGCTTTCCGAAAGTATGGTGTCTCTCAAACTGCAATGATCCAAATCGAGGTTTTGTAAATTGAACAGTCCTGCAAATGCCCTCGGTTCCAGCTGAAGATCATTATTGAATCCTAGAACCAACTTTGTCAGTTTTCTCTGCCTGAGGAAAGCGTTGTTCCTTATGACAAGCGGCACTTCCTGCTTGCCAAGATCTAACTCTTGTAGCTGGTCATAGTCTCTGAGTGAGGTGCTGTTAATCTCTCTGATGTAGTTACACTCCAGGTAGAGGTGGGTGATGTTGGGAGGCAGAGCAGGAACCCAGTGGTGTTTCTGGAAGGCGCAAGCAGCTACAAGACCATATAATGTGCATGTCTGGTAGCACGTTGTTACCTGTAAGTTAGAGGATTACATTATTCCTGTAAActgagaaataaatgaattCTACAGTTAAATGATTTTGGATATACACTTTTCACTAACTTACACTTGTTCATTTGTtcatataacatgttaattagtgaccTTTAGAAGTGCTGGTTGATATAAGaatggtatcgatcttctcatctgactcttggcaagaaagtgaataagcgtATGTTGAATTTGAATAAGTACATTTCCCCAAAtactgaactgtttctttaattcTCATCAGGCTGGAAGATGAATCTCTGATTAGTTTGagattttttaaactttatatgTGGTCACTGTCTCTCTAGCTGTTCAGtttgtaaaaaacaaagtgtaagCAATCAGTTCTGAGCTGGACACATACCTGTAGGTATAAACAACTGaaaagcagctgaagagcctgCGTCCTCATGTTGTCCTCGTCCTAACAAGTCCAAGGAGAAAGTCATAAATTAGATAAATTAGCAAAGCTTGAAAGATGCGATGTTGTTGCTTTGGTTCAGCAGAGCAAATATTAGTGAGGAAACTGTTTGTTTTAGCTGGTTCATAGTTCACCGGTGCAGCTTCAGTGTCACACTGTTCAGTGCACAACTATTCTATACATCCCTGATTCCATCTTTGATAATAAATCTCCACTCCAACAGCTGGCATGTTTGCCTTCAGCTAATAACCCTTGAGAGTTTCTAACAAGTTGCATGGCAGGAAatgtaagttgtttttttggaGTTGAACTTACAGGGAGTAAAAGTCTGGACATCTTGGCACCTTCTGTATCAGTTTtgataatgtttttgttaaattagGTTTTCAGAGGTCTCCAAACTTTATGGAAGTGCTGTAGTAAATCTCCAGAGCACTCCTTTATCAATgacattaataataaataataatgggTAGGACAACAGACTGACTGTTATTCTCTTCTCTACGTTTGTCGTTGAAAACGCGGACTACAGGGTTTATTGCACAGTTTGTCTGGATGAGTCGAGTCGGAAATAACAGAGACGTGTTTCAACAACCTTTAATTTTTCCAGACTTTCAAGAAAGTGTTTATGAAGCGAGTGAAGCGAGACATTTTCTTAGCCACAGCCTTATCACAGATTGTAGGgggtaaaataaaatcttacCTCGCGTTGTGCAAACAGGTAAAACCTTCAGAGTTTCTCCTGTGCGAAGAAAATACCGaacacctcctcttcctccatgcAGACCTGCACCACCGCGCCCACATCGACAAACTGCGGCTGCTTAATACCTGAACTGCCCCGAGACGAGCCTGCCACCGACCCTCTGTCCGTCTGACAAAACACGGGAATGTCACAACTTCCCACATGACCAAACAGCTTCTTCCTTTTTCGGAGTCAGCTCTCCTCGTTTTGACGTCCACTCATTGCGGTGAAGAGTCTTATTATGGGCTGCTTCTCATCTTTGGCGACCTCCAccagcttcctttttttttttttttttttactttcttttttatttttatttttaaagtaaatcaCTGCTGTAACCATTATTACAACAAGTCCATTACAACAACTTgtactgctgctgttactgtttcACAACTTCTGTTACTGCTACTATACTGCACGCcctctactactactactactactagtatTACTACCATACTGTGGTGAGGAGATAAAGAGACAGTCCTCACCAGGGCGAGATTATATGAACGTTTATAATTGCTGTTTATGTCCTGTCTGTTGTctgatttagctttttttttttttaaattgatcttTTATAGTTCTTtgtaatgtaaatgttataATGTGACACAGCCTAATGCCCATGAAAAGCAACGCCGGTGGTTAGGGGGGTCTCTGTCTCCCCCTAGTGGTGAAGCGGGGTATGACCTGCCTACAGTTTGGAGTGGTTCTTATAGATTGCTGTGCATTTCAACACATTGAGATGATATAGTGTGTAGTGGACTGGCTGCTGTGCAGTGCACCAGATGAGTGTGTAGTGACACCACCTTATAGAACACAtataaaagtcctgcattcaaatttGTGTTTAAGTAAAAGCACAGAAGTATTGGAGacaaaatgtatgtaatgcagCAAAAGTAAATGTGCGCATTATACTCAATGGACACCATCAGTGCTATATTTCGTTATTGGATCCTAATTATTAAGGAGGCTACAAAGTGGGATTaaatgcaaatacaaaacagaGTACAAATACCTTCACACTGTAGAGTACATGGAGTGGCAGTGATAAAATGCAACAACAATTCTTCTCCCATCACTGACTTCCACTGCCTACTATACTGTattaataaacataaaatagCCCTGACAGGGTTAGTTTTGGTGTGATGTGTCTATAGTCTCCTAAAACACATACTATGGTATAGATAATCAACTTCTTATTGgtgtctttatttttgtgtggtGTGACGTCTCAGAAGTTGATGTTCAACATTTACTCCCATCGTGTTGTGATCTTGGCTTGTGTGTGGTAGATGTACAGTGTGTGGGTAAGACATGAGTTTGGTGCATTGTTGTGAGGGATTGTGCACATGTCACATTGCACCTTCCAAACAATGGGACAGTGACGCTGTATGAAGCAGAGTTTGCAGCTGGGTCTCTGCATGGATGACCTGTAATTCAGCTTTTCCCTCCACATGGTGGGGCAGTTATCCTGCATCTGAGGCAAgaatcagaagaaaaaaaaagaaaaacagacttctccttcattcacatttttataatttaatgtTCCGgcacaaactttaaaaaaaaaacaaagttattgTCATACTTATTACACTGAATGTGTTGTATGTGAGTTGAACTGTAGATAAAAACCAGTTTTCCAAAGTAGTGAATATCCTCGCTCAAAGAAAACCTTTGTTGTTTGCATATGATTCATATTATCTTGTGAGTTTGTCGTGACCTTATCTCCTATGACAATACCACGTCTCAGCTCTCCAtagtttgtttattcatttgtttatgtGAAATCTGCATCCCACATACTCTGTCCACAACTGTCCCTGTAGCTGTTTGGCAGACTTGATCTGTACATTCACACGTCTCTCttcagctgtctctctctctctctctctctctctctctctctctctctctctcactctctctttctgagaCTCTTCGTCTTTTATCAAGCGTCGCTCGTCACGTGGTGTAAACCATGAGTCTCACCCTCCTGCGCTTtgctctccatcttccctctgCGGTTAAAGATGAGATGAGCCAGAAAAACCACCAGCACAATGAAAAAGACCGTAAACACTATTATCCCAACAAGACCCCCCGCTGTCACCCCGGGGGGCTGCCTCGTTGGATCAGTGTGTTGTAAATATGGTGTTGTGGGGACGTCTGGAGTTGAGCTCTCCATCCAGTCATCTGTGCCGGTTTTTACGCACCTGTATTGGTCAACTAGCGTATATCCTGTAGAGCACGTGCACAGATAGCTGCCGAATGTGTTTTTACAATGGTGATCACAATAGTTAGAACTACACTCGTCAATGTCCATGCAAACTACATGATCAACTCTTTCCTCTGAAACATAACCGTCAGGGCAGTAACACTGGAACGCATCATTCGGGTCGCACTCCGCAGCGCACTCTTCCTTCCCGCAGTGAAGTTTACACTTATTCGGTGACTCTGGGTCCGGTTTATATCCACTATAACACGAGCACGTGTAGCTACCAGGAGAGTTGTCACACAGGTGCTCGCATGGAGCGGACACGCACTCGTCCTCGTCGACGCACAGACCGCCGCTCATCGAGAATCCATCCTTGCACACGCACTGAAACCCGCCGATGACATTGATGCACATGAAGTTCTCCCCGGGACACTGTCGCTGGTCCGAGCAGTCATTGAAGTCCACGCACGACCTTCCGTCCTCCGCCAGTTTAAAGCCCTGCTCACAGGCACACGCGTAGGAGTCTCCGGTCTTGTAACAGCCGTGCTGGCAGCTCAGGCCTTGGCACGGGTCCTCTGCGGACACTTCGCAGGTGACATTATTTGCAGGGCTGACGATCTGTCCCGGCGGGCAGTAACAGGAGGGGAGACCTTTAGGTTCCGTTATGCATTTGTGCTCACAGCCGCCTGTATGTATCTCGCAGGTCCAGGGCGCCTGCACCCACTGCTCGGAGAAGCAGATGTATTTACGCTCAGACGGCATGCGGGTAGCGATGCTTCCAGGGGGCAGAGACAGCATATCCTCGCCACCAAATCCCACAGGGGTCATGTAGTTGACAGACTTGTCCTCTGCAACCGCTAGAGTTTTGCACGGTTCAGAGAAGCTGTACTCACAGAGAAACCCGGCCGCCTGTTCGTCACATGGTTCCTGGATCCATGTAAAATTGCTCGCTCTGGAAACTGAGATGCAGCGATGAGAAGAACAGCTGCTGTCAAAACTCGGCGCCCAGTTGAGGAAGTCACTTTCGGTGTCTTTGGTCACCCACTGGAAGCCTCTCAGCCCAGCAGTGGTGTCTGGACAGCTGGCGGTTAGATGCAAACCGATCCAGAACCGCCCTGTAATGTTCCCCAGCAGGATCGACAGAATATCATTTGATACAGATGAGCGCACTGTCATTAAGTGACCATCTTGATATCTACACAGATCCTGCGCTGTCCTGAAATTGCTGGGGTCTCGGACCACCGTGAAACACTGGTTCCCAATGCAGTAAACACTCTCCGGCTCTATCCCGCCGGTTCTTCCCATCAGGAAAAACAACACGACAACGATCAGTCCCGTTGCATCCTTCATGTTTGAACGTTGGTTGTGGTTTAAGTTCTTGCGAGATCCAGCGGCCTACAAGCTTGTTTGTATGAGAAGCTGTTGAGTTCGCACTTACAGCAACCCAACTCCATGCTAATGCGCCGGCAGAGGAAGGAAGTCGTTTTTAATCAGCCAGCCTCGCCGCTCACTGCTTCTACAAAACTTTCTCCTAAGCACAGAGGACCACATCCCCAATTACGCACGACTTTTACGCACGTACGCACCGAAGACGCGCGCACGCAAGGGGGCATCTACCCAACGCCCCTGTTTCTCAGTAGCCCCTCCCAACTCCACACCACACAAAATGTCAGTCCAAGCAAGTCGTTGAGTCTTGTGGTCAGCCTTTAAATCCAGTTTTCCTGAAAGTGAGTTTAAAATTCCGACAGGACATAACTTTTCATCcgcattttcacttttttgagacattttttgAACATGAACGTAACA
This genomic stretch from Toxotes jaculatrix isolate fToxJac2 chromosome 19, fToxJac2.pri, whole genome shotgun sequence harbors:
- the thbd gene encoding thrombomodulin — its product is MKDATGLIVVVLFFLMGRTGGIEPESVYCIGNQCFTVVRDPSNFRTAQDLCRYQDGHLMTVRSSVSNDILSILLGNITGRFWIGLHLTASCPDTTAGLRGFQWVTKDTESDFLNWAPSFDSSCSSHRCISVSRASNFTWIQEPCDEQAAGFLCEYSFSEPCKTLAVAEDKSVNYMTPVGFGGEDMLSLPPGSIATRMPSERKYICFSEQWVQAPWTCEIHTGGCEHKCITEPKGLPSCYCPPGQIVSPANNVTCEVSAEDPCQGLSCQHGCYKTGDSYACACEQGFKLAEDGRSCVDFNDCSDQRQCPGENFMCINVIGGFQCVCKDGFSMSGGLCVDEDECVSAPCEHLCDNSPGSYTCSCYSGYKPDPESPNKCKLHCGKEECAAECDPNDAFQCYCPDGYVSEERVDHVVCMDIDECSSNYCDHHCKNTFGSYLCTCSTGYTLVDQYRCVKTGTDDWMESSTPDVPTTPYLQHTDPTRQPPGVTAGGLVGIIVFTVFFIVLVVFLAHLIFNRRGKMESKAQEGETHGLHHVTSDA
- the tlr5a gene encoding toll-like receptor 5 isoform X2; the protein is MRTQALQLLFSCLYLQVTTCYQTCTLYGLVAACAFQKHHWVPALPPNITHLYLECNYIREINSTSLRDYDQLQELDLGKQEVPLVIRNNAFLRQRKLTKLVLGFNNDLQLEPRAFAGLFNLQNLDLDHCSLRDTILSESYLQPLLSLEILDLSYNKIERLRPGQFFSKLRKFTQLNLKLNQIKIFCEEDLVGFRGKNFELLNLNSNHYGRDSQDFNWESCGNPFRGMAFNTLDLSSNGFNIDTTRQFFKAIQGTQIVHLIFFGYLGKGFSFDNLPDPDENTFEGLMNSGIDNFDLSQNYIFALKRAVFIPLKVARIINISKNKINQVNRNAFDGLQGHLRLLNLSSNLLGKIYSHTFTNLTDLRVLDLSYNHIGVLGYKAFSGLPKLRALYLTGNSLRHLGSPASLTNLDFLLLGDNKLASLSSITDLGVNSMHVDVTDNRLTNLEDYYFIMTHFKRLQNFFYSGNFIKWCTLNGNITVPYNNSLEVLDLHDSSLQVIWEQGECLDLFDRLENLKSLSISFNSLKILPQGIFRGLSSIIEMDLSSNSLTYLQPGVFPLSLKSLSLSNNFLASPDPNTFQSLIFLSLAENRFLCDCNLESFLKWLNETNVTVQGAYEYRCEFPAAFHNLPLLHYTTMIEPCEEDDEQAVQLLKFALFIVSGILSIIVTLSGIVYAHLRGHIFIIYKKMVGRILEGPKPMLPEEEVQYNVFLCFSNTDYSWVEAALLNKLDNQFAEENSFHCCFEARDFLPGEDHLSNIRGAIWSSSKTVWLVLGGVNLGPEPDAGRADKHLDHLGGREGD
- the tlr5a gene encoding toll-like receptor 5 isoform X1 — protein: MRTQALQLLFSCLYLQVTTCYQTCTLYGLVAACAFQKHHWVPALPPNITHLYLECNYIREINSTSLRDYDQLQELDLGKQEVPLVIRNNAFLRQRKLTKLVLGFNNDLQLEPRAFAGLFNLQNLDLDHCSLRDTILSESYLQPLLSLEILDLSYNKIERLRPGQFFSKLRKFTQLNLKLNQIKIFCEEDLVGFRGKNFELLNLNSNHYGRDSQDFNWESCGNPFRGMAFNTLDLSSNGFNIDTTRQFFKAIQGTQIVHLIFFGYLGKGFSFDNLPDPDENTFEGLMNSGIDNFDLSQNYIFALKRAVFIPLKVARIINISKNKINQVNRNAFDGLQGHLRLLNLSSNLLGKIYSHTFTNLTDLRVLDLSYNHIGVLGYKAFSGLPKLRALYLTGNSLRHLGSPASLTNLDFLLLGDNKLASLSSITDLGVNSMHVDVTDNRLTNLEDYYFIMTHFKRLQNFFYSGNFIKWCTLNGNITVPYNNSLEVLDLHDSSLQVIWEQGECLDLFDRLENLKSLSISFNSLKILPQGIFRGLSSIIEMDLSSNSLTYLQPGVFPLSLKSLSLSNNFLASPDPNTFQSLIFLSLAENRFLCDCNLESFLKWLNETNVTVQGAYEYRCEFPAAFHNLPLLHYTTMIEPCEEDDEQAVQLLKFALFIVSGILSIIVTLSGIVYAHLRGHIFIIYKKMVGRILEGPKPMLPEEEVQYNVFLCFSNTDYSWVEAALLNKLDNQFAEENSFHCCFEARDFLPGEDHLSNIRGAIWSSSKTVCVISKEFLKDGWCLEALTLAQSRMLEELTNILIILVVGRVTDYQLMKYDAIRPFVKRREYLIWPEDPQDLEWFYERLTSQILKNTKVKKFAEDKPEPKVQPQHEDVVQLENIGPTAM